One window of Hujiaoplasma nucleasis genomic DNA carries:
- a CDS encoding beta-propeller domain-containing protein, whose amino-acid sequence MKKLLSFTLMLFLFFALVACGEEAINTNETTEDISEETSEEIIESDYLKQFSSQEEMNDYVNSLAQKTQYYGGDNILTPEAGLDDTNEEDQERHSETNVQVSGVSEMDTIITDGNYIYMAKNQDLRIVDVESMSLVYEDSLIDETDQYYAYAYYHGIYLYEDKLIVLYDQYQRMTDDDQVTPYYWWWGSSNLRIDVLDVSDKSNIQVERQFEFKNTYLVDSRMIEGDFFIMMSSYHWWYDEEIVTPSYKDSLLGDDFINLTYEDIFYYPDSDQVSSYLMVASFNVNQEVSIDLNAYLTYAYEVYMNQENLYISGHVYHYSEEDENYRQYTSISRFKIVEGKLVFQAANQIDGWTLNQFSFDEYEGILRLATTDYIYSQEGVELTNQLYLLDATDNELSIISVLRGLGKPNERIYAVRMSQDIAYVVTFVNTDPLYKIDLSDPYHPVILGELYEEGVSDYLHPINDDLMIGIGRQADNSNGFTIFTGVKVALYDTSGDQPITLETLLVEGEYSYSPVTYDHKLFVEYEWNNSLLFAIPVYAYSYGYGQYYQAIYLYQVDEMNHLSQVSILRNTPSNYYGYIEKAIFINDKIYTISYNEINEFDMLNDFNRTSSIVFNQEVNQGDDSSQVE is encoded by the coding sequence ATGAAGAAATTATTAAGCTTTACCTTAATGCTTTTTCTATTTTTTGCTTTAGTCGCTTGTGGAGAAGAAGCGATTAACACTAATGAAACCACTGAAGATATCAGTGAAGAAACAAGTGAAGAAATTATAGAAAGCGATTATTTAAAACAATTTTCAAGTCAAGAAGAAATGAATGATTATGTAAATTCTTTGGCGCAAAAGACTCAATATTATGGTGGAGATAATATCTTAACACCAGAAGCCGGTTTGGATGACACCAATGAAGAAGACCAAGAAAGGCATTCTGAAACCAATGTTCAAGTGAGCGGAGTTTCTGAAATGGATACCATCATTACTGACGGGAATTACATATATATGGCCAAGAACCAAGATTTAAGGATTGTTGATGTAGAATCAATGAGTCTAGTCTATGAAGATTCTTTAATAGATGAAACAGACCAATATTATGCTTATGCTTATTACCATGGTATCTATTTGTATGAGGATAAATTAATTGTCTTATACGACCAATACCAAAGAATGACTGATGATGATCAAGTCACTCCTTATTATTGGTGGTGGGGATCTTCAAACTTACGAATTGATGTTCTGGATGTTAGTGATAAGTCAAATATTCAAGTGGAAAGACAATTCGAGTTTAAGAACACTTATTTGGTGGATAGTCGAATGATTGAAGGCGATTTCTTTATTATGATGTCTTCTTATCATTGGTGGTATGATGAAGAAATAGTCACACCTTCTTACAAGGATTCTCTTTTAGGTGATGACTTTATTAATTTAACTTATGAAGATATCTTTTATTATCCTGATTCTGATCAAGTCTCATCTTATTTAATGGTTGCTTCTTTTAATGTAAATCAAGAAGTAAGTATTGATTTAAATGCTTATTTAACCTACGCTTATGAGGTTTATATGAATCAAGAAAACCTATATATTTCTGGCCATGTCTATCATTACAGTGAAGAAGATGAAAATTATAGACAATACACCAGTATTTCAAGGTTTAAAATTGTAGAAGGTAAGCTTGTATTCCAAGCAGCAAATCAGATCGATGGATGGACTTTAAATCAGTTTTCTTTTGATGAGTATGAAGGAATTTTAAGATTAGCTACAACAGATTATATTTATAGTCAAGAAGGTGTAGAATTAACCAATCAACTCTATTTGTTAGATGCGACAGATAATGAACTAAGTATTATTTCTGTTTTAAGAGGATTGGGAAAACCAAATGAACGTATATATGCAGTAAGAATGAGTCAAGATATTGCTTATGTGGTGACCTTTGTTAATACAGATCCTTTATATAAGATTGATTTATCTGACCCTTATCATCCGGTGATTCTAGGTGAATTATACGAAGAAGGTGTGAGTGATTATTTACACCCTATCAATGACGATTTAATGATAGGTATTGGGCGTCAAGCGGATAATTCAAATGGATTTACTATTTTTACGGGCGTAAAAGTCGCCTTATATGATACATCAGGTGACCAACCTATAACTTTAGAAACTTTGTTGGTTGAAGGTGAATATTCATATTCTCCAGTCACCTATGATCATAAATTATTTGTAGAGTATGAATGGAATAATTCTTTATTGTTTGCTATACCTGTTTATGCTTATTCTTATGGATATGGTCAGTATTATCAAGCGATTTACTTATATCAGGTTGATGAAATGAATCATTTAAGTCAGGTAAGTATTTTAAGGAATACACCAAGCAATTATTATGGTTATATCGAAAAAGCTATATTTATCAATGACAAAATCTATACAATTTCATACAATGAAATTAATGAATTTGATATGTTGAATGATTTTAATAGAACGTCATCCATTGTATTTAATCAAGAAGTTAATCAGGGTGATGATTCTAGTCAAGTAGAGTAA
- a CDS encoding TrmH family RNA methyltransferase: MKEITSIKNQLIIETAKLKQKKYRQDKRKFLIEGEHLIKEAYEAGLLEIVFHLGQDLPYEIESYLVTEEIIQKLSDVSSPQGLIGVCHFPQESHISKQVLLCDGIQDPGNMGTLIRSALAFGFESLVVDHCVDVYNPKVIRSTQGALFKINIIEDNIIDFMDKHPIHYYATDLSAQGQFEKKHHEEFGLILGNEGQGVDPEIINKADSVIKLKMKKVESLNVAVAGSILMYELGGNR, encoded by the coding sequence ATCAAAGAGATTACTTCTATTAAAAACCAGTTAATTATTGAAACAGCCAAGCTAAAACAAAAAAAATACCGGCAAGATAAGCGTAAATTCTTAATAGAGGGGGAACACCTTATTAAGGAAGCTTATGAAGCGGGTCTTTTAGAGATAGTTTTTCATCTAGGGCAAGATTTGCCTTATGAGATAGAAAGTTATTTAGTAACTGAAGAGATTATTCAAAAGTTATCAGATGTTTCAAGTCCTCAAGGACTAATAGGTGTCTGTCACTTTCCCCAAGAAAGTCATATTTCAAAACAGGTTCTTTTGTGTGATGGTATTCAAGATCCCGGAAATATGGGAACACTGATTCGATCTGCCCTTGCTTTTGGCTTTGAAAGTCTTGTGGTCGATCATTGTGTGGATGTCTATAATCCTAAGGTCATAAGATCTACCCAAGGGGCCTTATTTAAGATAAATATCATTGAAGATAACATCATAGATTTCATGGATAAACATCCTATACATTATTATGCAACTGATTTATCTGCCCAAGGCCAATTTGAAAAAAAACATCATGAAGAATTCGGATTAATTTTAGGTAATGAAGGACAAGGAGTTGACCCTGAAATTATCAATAAAGCCGATTCAGTGATTAAATTAAAAATGAAAAAAGTGGAATCATTAAATGTAGCTGTGGCAGGCAGTATTTTAATGTATGAACTAGGAGGTAATCGTTGA
- a CDS encoding ribosome maturation factor RimP translates to MQVQEIKEKVKSFLENIGFDLYDLEIVKERKETILRIYIDITEGVNMDDVVLATQELNPFIDELDPIEGEYMMEVSSPGAERELRTAEAIKHAINHLVYVETFTQNFEGDLIAFDGDTLTLSIKNKKVKVNYIDVNLIRLAIDFRRRK, encoded by the coding sequence ATGCAGGTTCAAGAAATTAAAGAAAAGGTTAAATCTTTTTTAGAAAACATTGGTTTTGATCTATATGATTTGGAAATAGTAAAGGAAAGAAAAGAGACTATTTTAAGAATTTATATCGATATAACTGAAGGCGTCAATATGGATGATGTTGTTTTAGCAACTCAAGAATTAAATCCCTTCATCGATGAATTAGACCCTATAGAAGGTGAGTATATGATGGAAGTATCATCTCCAGGGGCTGAAAGGGAACTAAGAACAGCTGAAGCGATTAAACACGCCATAAATCATTTGGTTTATGTTGAAACCTTTACTCAAAATTTTGAAGGTGACTTAATAGCTTTTGATGGAGATACCTTAACCTTATCGATTAAAAACAAAAAAGTAAAAGTAAATTATATAGATGTTAATCTAATAAGATTAGCCATTGATTTTAGGAGAAGAAAATGA
- a CDS encoding GNAT family N-acetyltransferase, with protein sequence MDYLYDDNRIYSVDDNMILLAEVLFPARDQSRVDITHVFVVPELRGQGVASELMLRAYQFIKSQDLKIVAKCPYAISWFKKHPDYQDIVINVKTKV encoded by the coding sequence ATGGATTATTTATATGATGATAATAGAATATACTCTGTGGATGATAACATGATTTTATTGGCTGAAGTCTTATTTCCAGCTCGAGATCAATCTAGAGTGGATATTACCCATGTCTTTGTCGTTCCTGAGCTAAGAGGACAAGGGGTAGCTTCAGAGTTGATGTTGAGAGCCTATCAGTTTATCAAAAGCCAAGACTTAAAAATTGTCGCAAAATGCCCATATGCCATTTCTTGGTTTAAGAAACACCCAGACTATCAAGACATCGTTATAAATGTTAAAACCAAGGTATAA